The Benincasa hispida cultivar B227 chromosome 9, ASM972705v1, whole genome shotgun sequence genome has a segment encoding these proteins:
- the LOC120085006 gene encoding KH domain-containing protein HEN4-like, whose product MSAPLTPSKRSRDRTFVKSNGKGKWQKSSGSRSQNRSFKLSPGYAVFRVLFPVSRIGSLVGRDGDGLSKIREETGVEIRVEDTVPGCDERVVVIGDSKQDTEVNPEQKSKEDNKNSEVEENDGDIAKLKNKEDKDSPPVEDAKQKEVSHLQLRKALFLVSEKIFDEEPEADGTDVEGDKLPTFVLRLLVLSSQVGCLLGKGGSVVKQMSSDSGAQIRILPRDKLPPFATTNDELVQISGGIDVVKKALELVFQQLIENSPNDKDPVASSNAAQSSHSSGQSLSRARESPLGSGSFSTHGGPYSVPRDVGNFHSSAPSLAPKQYETSIPGRSKPSHEILSYRLLCPTERVGNVIGKGGAVVKTLQQDTGCDIKVVEGAVDSEDRIILVAGPAHPDDRISPVQDAVFRVQARIVKAIPDSKEQNLVARFLVSSNQIGCLLGKGGSIIAEMRKSTGAYIRILGKEQIPKCAGEDEEVVQINGEPETVQDAMLQITTRLRHHFFRDAFPSVNSHSNPAFMDRIPSFPSYFGRRELSPPGIYSSLGPSFHKFDALSGISSLGDLRDDRPPFLHRPGAPLLSDRKPWSSQGLVEGGVGLSDFAGAHHRRVAGFGGGNNPAIITSTTVEVVVPRNIVPVICGENGECLKQIRQISDAKITITEPKQGEVETVIIISGTPEQTHAAQSLIQAFVISETESS is encoded by the exons ATGTCTGCTCCATTGACTCCCTCAAAGCGATCACGTGATCGAACCTTTGTCAAGTCTAATGGGAAAGGAAAATGGCAAAAGTCATCAGGTTCTCGTTCGCAAAATCGATCCTTCAAATTGTCTCCTGGCTATGCTGTTTTTCGTGTTCTCTTTCCTGTTTCCAGAATTGGTAGCCTTGTAGGTAGAGATGGGGACGGTCTATCTAAAATTCGTGAAGAAACAGGTGTAGAAATCAGAGTAGAGGACACTGTCCCTGGATGTGACGAGAGGGTAGTAGTAATTGGAGATTCTAAGCAAGACACTGAAGTGAACCCTGAGCAAAAGAGTAAGGAAGACAACAAAAATTCTGAAGTCGAAGAGAATGATGGTGATATTGCCAAGTTGAAAAATAAGGAAGATAAAGATTCTCCTCCTGTGGAAGATGCTAAACAGAAGGAGGTTTCTCATTTGCAATTGCGAAAAGCCCTCTTTCTTGTTTCTGAGAAAATCTTTGATGAAGAACCGGAGGCAGATGGGACCGACGTTGAGGGTGATAAGCTGCCTACATTTGTTTTAAGATTGCTAGTTCTTTCTAGTCAAGTTGGGTGCCTATTGGGAAAGGGTGGCAGTGTAGTCAAACAAATGTCATCTGATAGTGGAGCTCAAATTAGAATTCTTCCCAGGGATAAACTTCCTCCTTTTGCGACAACCAATGATGAGCTAGTCCAG ATTAGTGGAGGAATTGATGTGGTGAAGAAAGCTCTTGAACTTGTTTTTCAGCAGCTAATAGAAAATTCACCCAATGATAAAGATCCTGTCGCCTCAAGCAATGCTGCACAGTCATCGCATTCTTCTGGACAGTCTCTCTCTAGGGCTCGTGAATCTCCTCTGGGTAGTGGTTCTTTTAGTACTCATGGAGGCCCTTACTCTGTGCCTCGTGATGTTGGCAATTTTCATTCTAGTGCTCCTTCTCTTGCTCCCAAACAGTATGAAACCAGTATTCCTGGTCGAAGCAAACCTTCTCATGAAATTTTAAGTTATCGTTTATTATGCCCAACTGAGAGAGTTGGAAATGTGATTGGAAAAGGAGGAGCAGTAGTAAAGACTCTTCAGCAAGACACGGGCTGTGACATCAAAGTCGTTGAAGGTGCCGTGGACTCAGAAGACCGCATTATACTTGTAGCTGGTCCTGCG CATCCAGATGACAGAATATCACCAGTGCAAGATGCTGTTTTTCGTGTTCAGGCCAGAATTGTCAAGGCTATACCAGACAGCAAGGAGCAAAACTTGGTAGCTAGGTTTCTTGTTTCCTCCAATCAAATTGGTTGTCTTCTTGGGAAGGGTGGCTCCATCATAGCTGAAATGAGAAAATCGACTGGTGCATATATCCGTATTTTAGGAAAGGAGCAGATTCCAAAGTGTGCTGGGGAAGATGAAGAAGTGGTTCAG ATAAATGGAGAGCCTGAAACCGTTCAAGATGCCATGTTGCAGATTACTACTCGGTTGAGGCATCATTTTTTCCGTGATGCATTTCCATCAGTTAATAGTCATTCGAATCCTGCATTTATGGATAGAATTCCTTCATTTCCTTCATATTTTGGAAGGAGGGAATTATCACCTCCAGGAATCTATTCAAGTTTAGGCCCTTCATTTCACAAGTTTGATGCTCTTAGTGGCATTTCTTCACTTGGAGATCTGCGGGATGATCGACCTCCTTTTCTTCATAGGCCAGGTGCTCCTCTGTTATCTGACAGAAAACCATGGAGCTCTCAG GGATTAGTTGAAGGTGGTGTTGGCTTGTCAGATTTTGCAGGAGCCCATCATAGAAGAGTTGCTGGATTTGGAGG AGGAAATAATCCAGCTATTATTACAAGCACCACTGTTGAAGTAGTTGTTCCTCGAAACATTGTCCCCGTTATTTGTGGAGAAAATGGTGAATGTTTGAAACAGATTCGTCAG ATTTCTGATGCAAAAATTACAATTACCGAGCCAAAGCAAGGAGAAGTTGAAACTGTGATTATAATTTCTGGAACGCCTGAGCAGACCCATGCTGCCCAGAGTCTTATTCAAGCTTTTGTAATCAGCGAGACCGAGTCtagttga